A region from the Acyrthosiphon pisum isolate AL4f chromosome A1, pea_aphid_22Mar2018_4r6ur, whole genome shotgun sequence genome encodes:
- the LOC100165451 gene encoding uncharacterized protein LOC100165451: MEAYYMWERVHLTEDMSRSCSSCDCVTYSYFLISVFLFTLGSIISVFSFGAFDDTVFANLGHMWMVGPLCICSAVMIGIRNILYLRRRRVIDMVIRQQIEDIRSQQGQLADAQQQYSLPIRTVSELTLPPSYEQLIGSHSEEGSDLPPPSYEEAIVSMSKETTKSDNIIVLNYSVK; this comes from the exons ATGGAAGCCTACTATATGTGGGAGCGGGTCCATCTAACCGAGGACATGAGTCGGTCGTGCAGCTCCTGCGACTGTGTAACGTATTCGTATTTTTTGATATCCGTGTTCCTGTTCACATTGGGCTCCATCATATCGGTGTTCTCGTTCGGGGCGTTCGATGACACTGTTTTCGCCAACCTGGGCCACATGTGGATGGTTGGACCGCTGTGCATCTGTTCGGCCGTCATGATCGGCATCAGGAACATACTGTATTTGCGAAGGCGCCGTGTCATCGACATGGTCATCCGCCAACAGATAGAG GACATACGATCTCAACAGGGGCAGTTGGCGGACGCTCAACAACAGTATTCGTTGCCGATACGTACGGTTAGCGAACTTACCTTGCCCCCGTCTTACGAACAGTTGATTGGTAGCCACAGCGAAGAGGGAAGTGATCTACCACCACCGTCATACGAAGAAGCTATTGTCAGCATGTCCAAGGAAACAACCAAAAGTGACAACATTATTGTCCTTAATTATtctgttaaataa